The following proteins are encoded in a genomic region of Herminiimonas arsenicoxydans:
- a CDS encoding Putative protein-export membrane protein SecD (Evidence 3 : Function proposed based on presence of conserved amino acid motif, structural feature or limited homology; Product type pt : putative transporter): MNRYPLWKYITIVIALLLGALYTIPNFFGESPAVQISSAKATVKVDSSLMTQVEQVLQKAGLQSDGMVYETIGTQGTVRVRFPNTDVQFKAKGLLEANLNLDPADPTYLVAFNLLPNTPAWLQSLHAAPMYLGLDLRGGVHFLMQVDTKAVMNKRVLGLQASARAILRDKNVRHAGIARNGDNIEILFRDAETRSKARTALGDELRELLLTDAGSGDELKLVGALQPAALKQTVEDAVQQNITTLSKRVNELGVAEPLIQRQGADRIVVQLPGVQDVSRAKDIIGKTATLEVRLVDETVTRGTEDTATIPFGSELFKVGKNAPVVLYKDPIITGEYISSASASFDQNQQPSVSIDLNGDGGRRMREATRTRVGKAMAIVLFEKNKGEVLTVATIRDELGARFQITGMGSSEAASDLALLLRAGSLAAPMEIIEERTIGPQLGAENIKKGFDATLYGFIGIAIFMIIYYRAFGFFSVFALAVNVMLLIALLSMLQATLTLPGIAAIALTLGMAIDANVLINERIREELRAGHSPQTAIAMGFERAWATILDSNVTTLIAGLALLIFGSGAVRGFAVVHCLGILTSIFSAVFVSRGVVNLWYGRKKKLTSISIGQVWKPTD; encoded by the coding sequence TGTACACGATACCGAACTTCTTCGGTGAGTCGCCGGCTGTGCAAATCAGCAGCGCCAAAGCCACTGTCAAGGTAGACAGCTCCCTGATGACGCAGGTTGAGCAAGTGCTGCAAAAGGCAGGCCTCCAGTCCGATGGGATGGTGTACGAAACGATAGGCACGCAAGGCACGGTGCGCGTGCGTTTCCCGAATACCGATGTCCAGTTCAAGGCCAAGGGTCTGCTCGAAGCGAATCTGAATCTTGATCCGGCCGATCCAACCTATCTGGTCGCATTCAATCTGTTGCCGAATACGCCCGCATGGCTGCAAAGCCTGCACGCAGCGCCCATGTATCTGGGCCTTGATCTGCGCGGTGGCGTGCACTTCCTGATGCAGGTCGATACCAAGGCTGTCATGAACAAGCGCGTGCTCGGCTTGCAGGCCAGCGCGCGGGCTATCTTGCGTGACAAGAACGTACGTCATGCCGGCATTGCCCGCAATGGCGACAACATCGAGATATTGTTCCGTGATGCTGAAACCCGTTCCAAGGCGCGTACTGCGCTGGGCGATGAATTGCGCGAGCTGCTGCTGACCGATGCAGGCAGCGGCGATGAGCTCAAACTGGTAGGTGCGCTGCAACCGGCGGCATTGAAGCAGACGGTGGAAGACGCAGTACAGCAAAACATCACCACCTTGTCCAAGCGGGTGAATGAACTGGGCGTGGCCGAGCCATTGATCCAGCGTCAGGGCGCCGACCGCATCGTGGTGCAGTTGCCAGGGGTGCAGGACGTTTCGCGCGCCAAGGACATCATCGGTAAAACAGCAACGCTGGAAGTGCGTCTGGTAGATGAAACCGTCACGCGCGGCACTGAAGACACGGCGACGATTCCATTCGGCTCCGAGCTCTTCAAGGTTGGCAAGAATGCACCTGTGGTCTTGTACAAGGATCCGATCATCACTGGTGAATACATTTCCAGCGCATCGGCCAGTTTCGATCAGAATCAGCAGCCTTCCGTCAGCATCGATTTGAACGGCGACGGTGGTCGCCGCATGCGTGAAGCAACGCGTACCCGCGTCGGCAAGGCCATGGCGATCGTGCTGTTCGAGAAAAACAAGGGTGAAGTGCTGACGGTCGCAACCATACGTGACGAATTGGGCGCTCGCTTCCAGATTACCGGCATGGGTTCGTCTGAAGCCGCCAGCGATCTGGCCCTGCTGTTGCGTGCCGGCTCGCTGGCCGCACCGATGGAAATCATCGAAGAACGGACAATCGGACCGCAACTCGGTGCAGAGAACATCAAGAAAGGTTTTGATGCAACGCTGTACGGCTTTATCGGCATTGCGATCTTCATGATCATCTATTACCGCGCATTCGGCTTCTTCAGTGTGTTTGCATTGGCGGTCAACGTGATGTTGCTGATTGCATTGTTGTCGATGCTGCAGGCGACGCTGACGCTGCCGGGTATCGCCGCGATTGCGCTGACGCTCGGTATGGCGATCGATGCCAACGTGCTGATCAATGAGCGGATACGGGAAGAATTGCGTGCCGGACATTCGCCGCAGACAGCTATTGCGATGGGCTTTGAGCGGGCATGGGCGACGATTCTCGATTCCAACGTGACGACTCTGATTGCCGGCCTGGCCTTGCTGATTTTCGGCTCCGGTGCAGTGCGCGGCTTTGCCGTCGTGCATTGTCTCGGTATTCTGACCTCGATTTTCTCTGCCGTATTCGTATCGCGCGGTGTCGTCAATCTCTGGTACGGCCGCAAGAAAAAACTGACATCGATCTCTATCGGCCAGGTCTGGAAACCCACCGACTGA
- the purB gene encoding adenylosuccinate lyase (Evidence 2a : Function of homologous gene experimentally demonstrated in an other organism; PubMedId : 1729205; Product type e : enzyme): MPLSALSALSPLDGRYAVKTDKLRPILSEAGFMHHRVKVEIAWLQALSTAGFAEIKPFSASANALLNKLTTDFTEVDAQRIKDIEAVTNHDVKAVEYWLKEQVKDVPELVAATEFIHFACTSEDINNTSHGMMLKAARDTVMLPALQALVAKLTQLAHDNAALPMMSRTHGQPASPTTLGKEMANVVARLKRAIDRIADVQILGKMNGAVGNFNAHLSAYPHTDWQAFSKDVIENRLGLTFNPYTIQIEPHDYMAELFDAIARTNTILLDLNRDIWGYISLGYFKQSTKAGEIGSSTMPHKVNPIDFENSEGNLGMANAVLKHMAEKLPISRWQRDLTDSTVLRNIGVGFGYALLAYDSCLRGLNKLEVNPVRIAQDLDETWEVLAEPVQTVMRRYGIENPYEQLKDLTRGKGISKEALQEFIVTLAIPQEAKDLLLTMTPANYIGYASKLAREI; encoded by the coding sequence ATGCCACTTTCCGCACTTTCCGCTCTTTCTCCGCTGGACGGCCGTTACGCTGTCAAAACCGACAAACTCCGCCCTATCCTGTCCGAGGCCGGCTTCATGCATCACCGCGTGAAAGTGGAAATTGCATGGCTGCAAGCCTTGTCGACTGCCGGCTTTGCCGAGATCAAACCGTTTTCGGCCAGCGCCAATGCCTTGCTGAACAAGCTGACCACCGACTTCACCGAAGTTGACGCACAGCGCATCAAAGACATTGAAGCGGTCACCAATCACGACGTTAAAGCCGTCGAGTACTGGCTCAAGGAACAAGTCAAGGACGTGCCCGAGCTGGTTGCCGCCACTGAATTCATTCACTTCGCCTGCACCTCGGAAGACATCAACAATACGTCGCACGGCATGATGCTCAAGGCTGCGCGCGACACGGTGATGCTGCCGGCACTGCAGGCACTGGTCGCAAAACTGACGCAACTCGCGCACGACAATGCGGCGCTGCCGATGATGTCGCGTACGCACGGCCAGCCTGCCAGCCCGACCACGCTCGGCAAGGAAATGGCCAATGTCGTGGCACGCCTGAAGCGCGCCATCGACCGCATCGCCGATGTACAGATACTCGGCAAGATGAATGGCGCAGTCGGCAACTTCAATGCACATTTGTCGGCTTATCCGCACACCGACTGGCAGGCATTCTCGAAAGACGTGATTGAAAACCGTCTCGGCCTGACCTTCAACCCCTACACGATTCAAATCGAACCGCATGACTACATGGCGGAACTGTTCGATGCGATTGCACGCACCAACACCATCCTGCTCGATCTGAACCGCGATATCTGGGGCTATATTTCGCTCGGCTATTTCAAGCAATCGACCAAGGCCGGCGAAATCGGCTCGTCGACGATGCCGCACAAGGTCAACCCGATCGACTTTGAAAACTCCGAAGGCAATCTCGGCATGGCCAACGCGGTGCTCAAGCACATGGCGGAAAAACTGCCGATCTCGCGCTGGCAGCGCGATCTGACCGACTCCACCGTATTGCGCAATATCGGGGTCGGCTTCGGTTATGCCTTGCTGGCTTACGACAGTTGCCTGCGCGGCTTGAACAAGCTTGAAGTCAATCCTGTACGCATCGCACAGGATCTCGATGAAACCTGGGAAGTATTGGCGGAGCCCGTGCAAACAGTAATGCGCCGCTACGGCATCGAGAATCCGTACGAGCAGTTGAAAGACCTGACGCGCGGCAAGGGCATTTCGAAAGAAGCGTTGCAGGAGTTCATCGTCACGCTGGCTATCCCGCAGGAAGCAAAGGATCTGTTGCTGACGATGACACCTGCCAACTACATCGGTTACGCAAGCAAGCTGGCCAGGGAAATTTAA
- a CDS encoding Transposase IS3 family, part 1 (Evidence 2b : Function of strongly homologous gene; Product type h : extrachromosomal origin): MTKFDEKFKISVVEQYLSGTDGCAIVGRRNGVSTTMVTRWVASYQKHGIAGLRKKFQHYDAQFRLRVLRQMWKKQWSYQETGLAFGIRSQGCVAVWERCYHNGGIDALQPRKRGRPPRMPHSPVTPLPSSVNDETRSREDLLAEINQLRMENAYLKKLEALVQAQKQQRATTRGNRK, translated from the coding sequence GAAATTCAAGATTTCGGTAGTAGAGCAGTATTTATCCGGCACAGATGGATGTGCCATTGTGGGTCGCCGCAACGGCGTTTCGACAACGATGGTGACGCGGTGGGTGGCGTCCTATCAGAAGCACGGCATTGCTGGTTTGAGGAAGAAATTCCAGCATTACGATGCGCAGTTCCGGTTGCGTGTGCTGCGGCAGATGTGGAAGAAGCAATGGTCGTATCAAGAGACGGGGCTCGCCTTTGGGATTCGTAGCCAAGGATGCGTGGCCGTATGGGAGCGCTGCTATCATAACGGCGGTATAGACGCCCTCCAACCACGCAAACGTGGAAGACCACCAAGAATGCCTCATTCCCCCGTTACACCACTCCCGAGCTCCGTCAATGATGAAACCCGCAGCCGCGAGGATCTGTTGGCCGAGATCAATCAGCTGCGCATGGAGAATGCCTACTTAAAAAAGTTGGAAGCCTTAGTTCAAGCGCAGAAGCAACAGCGGGCAACAACGCGCGGAAATCGCAAGTAG
- a CDS encoding Conserved hypothetical protein (Evidence 4 : Homologs of previously reported genes of unknown function), with translation MKSKIALICLLAASATSAFAQTYTIDPSHTYPSFEADHMGISVWRGKFDKTSGSVVLDRAAKTGSLDLVVDATSIDFGHAKMNEHAKSKDLFNVEKFPTATYKSKAIKFDGDKPVSVDGELTLLGVTKPVTLAINKFKCIQHPMLKREVCGADASATFNRSDFGLTYGINYGFSPEVKLAIQVEAVKAD, from the coding sequence ATGAAATCAAAAATTGCACTGATCTGTTTGCTGGCCGCCAGCGCGACCTCCGCTTTTGCACAAACCTACACGATCGATCCTAGCCATACCTACCCAAGCTTTGAAGCCGATCACATGGGCATCTCGGTATGGCGCGGCAAGTTTGACAAAACCAGCGGCAGTGTCGTTCTGGATCGTGCCGCGAAAACCGGTTCACTGGATCTCGTGGTTGATGCGACCTCCATCGATTTCGGCCACGCCAAAATGAACGAGCATGCAAAGAGCAAGGATCTGTTCAACGTCGAGAAATTCCCTACCGCGACTTACAAGAGCAAAGCGATCAAGTTTGATGGCGACAAACCTGTTTCGGTAGACGGCGAATTGACACTACTCGGCGTCACCAAACCGGTAACACTGGCGATCAACAAGTTCAAATGCATACAGCATCCGATGCTGAAACGCGAAGTCTGCGGCGCCGATGCATCCGCCACATTCAATCGCAGCGATTTCGGCCTGACCTACGGCATCAACTACGGCTTCTCGCCTGAGGTCAAGCTGGCGATCCAGGTGGAAGCGGTCAAGGCAGACTAA
- a CDS encoding Conserved hypothetical protein, putative isoprenoid metabolism/transport/storage (Evidence 4 : Homologs of previously reported genes of unknown function) — MFIRSIFGQTNRWIAIATVCVALPAIAATVLKTDATKSSVTITFKQLNVPVDAKFKKFNAQISYDSAKPETSKANVDIDIASFDLGDPEYNREVMKKEWFNTAQFPKASFVSSQIKNGAAGKLDVTGKLTIKGKTTDVSFPLTVKKDGANQVFEGALPIKRLTYAIGEGEWKDTSMVADEVTIKFRVVAAQ; from the coding sequence ATGTTCATCCGCTCCATTTTTGGCCAGACAAATCGCTGGATTGCAATCGCGACTGTTTGCGTCGCGCTGCCGGCCATCGCCGCCACCGTACTGAAAACCGATGCTACAAAAAGCAGCGTCACGATCACCTTCAAACAATTGAATGTGCCGGTCGATGCGAAGTTCAAAAAATTCAATGCGCAGATTTCCTACGACAGCGCCAAACCGGAAACATCGAAAGCCAATGTCGATATCGATATCGCCAGCTTCGACCTGGGCGACCCTGAGTACAACCGGGAAGTCATGAAGAAGGAGTGGTTTAATACCGCGCAATTCCCGAAAGCCAGCTTCGTTTCCAGCCAGATCAAGAACGGTGCCGCCGGCAAGCTCGATGTGACGGGCAAGCTGACCATCAAGGGGAAAACTACCGATGTCAGTTTTCCGCTGACGGTAAAAAAAGACGGCGCCAATCAGGTGTTTGAAGGCGCATTACCGATCAAGCGCTTGACCTATGCTATCGGCGAAGGCGAATGGAAAGACACCAGCATGGTGGCTGATGAAGTCACGATCAAGTTTCGCGTCGTTGCGGCGCAATAG
- a CDS encoding Putative glutathione S-transferase (GST-like protein) (Evidence 3 : Function proposed based on presence of conserved amino acid motif, structural feature or limited homology; Product type pe : putative enzyme) yields the protein MKLIGSLASPYVRKVRVVMLEKKIDYDFVLENVWSPDTLIQESNPLGKVPCLVMEDGGAMFDSRVIVEYLDTLTPVGKLIPAHGRERAEVKCWEALADGVCDAAMLLRLEHTLRPAEQRSQSWIDRQTAKVNAGLKAMSTGLKDTAFCAGNQYTLADVAVGCTLEWLTFRFPEITWRTEYPNLEKMLEKLSERPSFKETSPK from the coding sequence ATGAAACTGATTGGTTCTCTCGCTAGCCCTTACGTGCGCAAAGTGCGCGTAGTCATGCTGGAAAAAAAGATCGATTACGATTTTGTTCTGGAAAATGTGTGGTCGCCCGACACCCTGATTCAGGAATCCAATCCGCTCGGCAAAGTGCCGTGCCTGGTCATGGAAGACGGCGGTGCGATGTTCGATTCGCGCGTGATCGTCGAATACCTGGATACCCTGACACCGGTCGGCAAGCTGATTCCGGCACATGGGCGCGAACGCGCCGAAGTCAAATGCTGGGAAGCGCTGGCTGACGGAGTGTGCGATGCCGCCATGCTGCTGCGCCTGGAGCATACGTTGCGTCCTGCCGAACAACGCAGCCAGAGCTGGATCGACAGACAGACCGCCAAGGTTAATGCCGGTTTGAAGGCAATGTCGACAGGCTTGAAAGATACTGCCTTCTGCGCCGGTAATCAGTACACGCTGGCTGACGTGGCGGTTGGCTGTACACTGGAGTGGCTGACGTTCCGCTTTCCGGAAATCACCTGGCGCACCGAGTATCCGAATCTGGAAAAAATGCTGGAAAAACTGTCCGAGCGGCCATCGTTCAAGGAAACTTCGCCCAAGTAA
- the insK1 gene encoding Transposase IS3 family, part 2 (Evidence 2a : Function of homologous gene experimentally demonstrated in an other organism; PubMedId : 2841644, 2541046; Product type h : extrachromosomal origin), which translates to MADLLTFAELPRSTFYYQQKVAQAPDKYQPLKQQIQSIFARHHGRYGYRRVTAALGRLGQGVNHKKVQRLMRQLGLKSLVRAKKYRSYKGDVGKSAPNALQRQFTAEKANEKWVTDVTEFNVAGEKLYLSPVMDLYNGEIIAFETARRPVYELVGVMLKKALSKLKPDERPMLHSDQGWQYRMPAYARVLQQKGMVQSMSRKGNCLDNAAMESFFAVLKSEFFYLNKFRSIDELTAGLKEYIRYYNHDRIKMKLKGLSPVQYRTQPLAA; encoded by the coding sequence TTGGCCGATCTGCTCACGTTTGCTGAGCTACCGCGCAGCACTTTCTACTATCAGCAGAAGGTTGCGCAGGCGCCGGATAAGTATCAGCCGTTGAAACAACAAATCCAGTCCATCTTCGCCCGTCACCATGGGCGCTATGGCTATCGTCGCGTCACGGCTGCACTGGGCCGGCTGGGCCAGGGTGTCAATCACAAGAAGGTGCAGCGCCTCATGCGGCAGTTGGGGCTCAAATCGTTGGTGCGTGCGAAGAAGTATCGTTCCTACAAAGGCGACGTCGGAAAAAGCGCGCCCAATGCTTTGCAGCGTCAGTTCACAGCAGAGAAAGCCAATGAAAAATGGGTAACCGACGTCACGGAGTTCAATGTGGCGGGAGAAAAGCTGTATCTCTCGCCGGTGATGGATTTATACAACGGCGAAATCATCGCCTTTGAAACGGCGAGGCGTCCGGTCTATGAACTGGTGGGAGTCATGCTGAAAAAAGCGCTCTCCAAGCTCAAACCGGATGAGAGGCCGATGCTGCATTCAGACCAAGGCTGGCAATACAGGATGCCCGCTTACGCCAGGGTGCTACAGCAAAAAGGGATGGTGCAAAGTATGTCCCGTAAAGGGAACTGCCTCGATAACGCCGCCATGGAGAGCTTCTTTGCTGTGCTCAAATCAGAATTTTTTTACCTCAACAAGTTTCGCAGTATTGACGAGCTAACAGCGGGGCTCAAGGAGTACATTCGCTATTACAATCACGATCGCATCAAGATGAAACTAAAAGGACTGAGTCCTGTGCAATACAGAACCCAGCCCTTGGCCGCTTAG
- a CDS encoding putative cytochrome b561 (Evidence 3 : Function proposed based on presence of conserved amino acid motif, structural feature or limited homology; Product type pc : putative carrier), translating to MRRYTLTAITLHWLMAILIIATFLLGLTMVDIPGLTPTKLKYFSWHKWLGVTIFGLACLRLLWRLTHTPPAYAPGISFWQKKMANTAHGLLYLLIFAVPLSGYFYTLAAGVPVVYLGILPLPVFIAPDPELKVLLKQVHYAFNVTLLIVFCLHVLGALKHQFIDRDRTLQRMLP from the coding sequence ATGCGCCGCTATACGCTTACCGCCATCACGCTGCACTGGCTGATGGCTATCCTGATCATTGCCACCTTCCTGCTCGGACTGACGATGGTCGACATTCCCGGCCTGACACCAACCAAGCTCAAATATTTTTCCTGGCATAAATGGCTGGGCGTGACCATCTTCGGCCTCGCCTGCCTGCGCCTGCTGTGGCGCCTGACGCATACGCCGCCGGCTTACGCTCCCGGCATATCGTTCTGGCAGAAAAAGATGGCGAACACAGCACACGGCCTGCTCTATCTGCTGATCTTTGCAGTGCCCCTGTCGGGCTATTTTTATACTCTGGCCGCCGGCGTGCCGGTGGTGTATCTGGGCATTCTGCCCTTGCCGGTATTCATTGCTCCCGATCCCGAACTGAAGGTCCTGCTCAAACAGGTTCATTATGCGTTCAATGTCACACTGCTGATCGTCTTCTGTCTGCATGTGCTGGGGGCACTCAAGCATCAATTCATCGATCGTGATCGCACGCTGCAACGCATGCTTCCGTAA
- the secF gene encoding Protein-export membrane protein SecF (Evidence 2b : Function of strongly homologous gene; PubMedId : 2170107; Product type t : transporter), whose translation MMEFFRIKKDIPFMRHALIFNVISVLTFVAAVFFLVHKGLHLSIEFTGGTVMEITYPKPANIEGVRTKLGELGYTDMQVQSFGTAQDVLIRLPVQQNVNTAQVSERVMTALKAQDETVSLKRVEFVGPQVGEELTHDGLMAMGMLVIGVMIYLAIRFEWKYAVAAIFANLHDVVIILGFFAFFQWEFSLTVLAGILAVLGYSVNESVIVFDRVRETFRDRKHGKMAVADVMNHAITGTISRTLITHGSTQLMVLSMFFLGGPTLHYFALALTIGICFGIYSSVFVAAALAMWLGVKREDLIKPIKEKDEHDGAVV comes from the coding sequence GTGATGGAGTTTTTCCGCATCAAAAAAGATATCCCGTTCATGCGCCATGCGCTGATTTTCAATGTGATTTCAGTGCTGACATTCGTTGCCGCCGTGTTTTTCCTGGTGCACAAGGGTTTGCATCTGTCGATCGAATTCACCGGTGGTACGGTGATGGAAATCACTTATCCGAAACCGGCCAACATTGAGGGCGTACGCACCAAGCTCGGCGAGCTTGGCTACACCGATATGCAGGTGCAGAGTTTCGGTACCGCGCAGGACGTATTGATACGGTTGCCGGTACAGCAAAATGTGAACACCGCACAGGTCAGCGAGCGAGTGATGACGGCACTGAAAGCGCAGGATGAAACGGTTTCTCTGAAGCGGGTCGAGTTTGTCGGACCGCAGGTTGGTGAAGAACTGACGCATGATGGCTTGATGGCGATGGGCATGCTGGTAATCGGGGTCATGATTTACCTGGCGATTCGTTTTGAATGGAAATATGCGGTAGCAGCGATCTTCGCCAACTTGCATGACGTCGTGATCATCCTGGGCTTCTTCGCCTTCTTCCAGTGGGAATTTTCGCTGACGGTGCTGGCTGGCATATTGGCGGTGCTCGGCTATTCGGTGAATGAATCAGTGATCGTGTTCGATCGCGTGCGTGAAACCTTCCGGGATCGCAAGCACGGCAAGATGGCCGTAGCCGACGTGATGAATCACGCGATCACCGGCACGATTTCGCGTACCTTGATTACGCACGGTTCAACCCAGCTGATGGTATTGTCGATGTTCTTTCTCGGCGGCCCGACACTGCATTACTTTGCGCTCGCATTGACGATCGGCATCTGCTTCGGCATCTATTCATCGGTATTTGTCGCAGCGGCACTGGCAATGTGGCTGGGCGTCAAACGCGAAGACCTGATCAAGCCGATCAAGGAAAAAGACGAACACGACGGCGCGGTAGTGTAA
- a CDS encoding putative transcriptional regulator, MarR family (Evidence 3 : Function proposed based on presence of conserved amino acid motif, structural feature or limited homology; Product type pr : putative regulator), protein MTERYLRSIRLLAECFHAFERQSGANIRNRTGLTPSQFDIVATLGNTEGMTFKDLGERTLITKGTLTGVIDRLEEKGLVTRVTHPADRRSTLVRLTAKGESEFKRVFAPQIAFGKQSFANYAEQDFDTLDRELTKLHANLTGCAPKEKY, encoded by the coding sequence ATGACTGAACGCTATCTCCGCAGCATCCGTTTGCTGGCCGAATGCTTTCATGCATTCGAACGCCAGTCGGGTGCCAACATCCGCAACAGAACCGGTTTGACGCCATCGCAGTTCGATATCGTGGCGACGCTGGGCAATACGGAGGGCATGACATTCAAGGACTTGGGTGAAAGAACGCTGATCACCAAAGGCACGCTCACTGGCGTGATCGATCGACTGGAAGAAAAAGGGCTGGTGACGCGCGTGACGCACCCGGCAGACCGGCGCAGTACGCTGGTGCGCTTGACGGCCAAGGGAGAGAGCGAATTCAAGCGGGTGTTTGCACCGCAAATTGCATTCGGCAAACAATCCTTCGCCAACTATGCCGAGCAGGATTTTGATACGCTGGACAGGGAGTTGACCAAGCTGCATGCGAACCTGACGGGGTGCGCACCGAAAGAGAAGTACTGA